The genomic interval GATTTGAAGAAAAAGATATTGCAGCCAATGAAGAGAATCGGAAGTGGATGAGAGAAAATGTACCTGAAAATAGTCGACCAGCCACAGGGTACCCCCTGCCACCTCAGATTTTCAATGAAAGCCAGTATCGAGGGGTAAGAAACAACTTAAATTCTTGTTTATTGAAATAGATTGCCCCAAATCTATTCATTattttcaactctgcctccaaaTCTGCATATATAGTCATATCTCTTGCATACTGTCATTTGTCCTTTGTATCCACTCAAAGGCTGGATGTAGATAATGGCtatgttttctaaatatgtttGCTATTGATTATATGTCACAGCTAAACTTAAGAAAGTTTGTTACTTTGGGAGAATGCCTTGTGACTTAGAAGATGACTGTAGGAGCCCCAACCAAATTTAGTCATGTGAAGATTCTCTTGCATTCCCCAGGTTGAAACCTCTTAGCTGTTGTTCTTCCTGTTATGTATCATGGATATCTCATTGCCTTTCTTAAAGCATAGCACAGATTAACTGTTCTTCTGACCCTGGGCATGTCTAGTTAATATCTAGTCTGTGGGCTCTGAGAAAATTTCTACTTAAATGAATAATGGAACAGAAATATGGAGAATGTAAAGAACAGTGTCTGACCAGAAACAAGCATCTTCTTACTGGGAAATAGTGCCTGCTTTACATGGTGGAGTAGGCTGCAGGCAGATTTAAATTTGATATGATGTGGAATAAATCATTCTGCAGTTTTTGTCCCATAGTATAGCATACTTTTCAAGCTAAATTAAATAAGATCCAGAAGCCTTGCCTCTTTATTACTCCTTACTCCTTACAGAATTCTAGTTTTATGGGAGTTAGTCTGTCCCCAAGGAGGTAGCTGAGTCTGTCGACCAGTCAGGTCATTGTGAATaaatctctgtttttcttttttattggtatTGCATATTGCTAATTAATTTTACCTTCTTTTCATCAAGGACTATGATGCTTTCTTTGAAGCCAGAGAAAATAATGCAGTGTATGCCTTCTTAGGCCTGACAGCCCCTCCTGGTTCAAAGGTATGATAccctttttttcctgctttataGGTCATTTTATTGCTGCTGAGCTTTTTTAATCAGTAAGATTTTCACTTTTGTTAAGTATTCAGATTAAGTCAGAGACAGTCCTTTATAGCTAAAAGTGCCTTCTCTGTATGCACCTAATCCCTATTAGGGCAGACAGATATGCATAACCAAATACATAAACTATGTGTTTAGCAGTTAGGTAGACTGACTTTCCCATCAAACTGCCCACAGCAGCAAATTTCTTATTGACTTACTCATGAATAAGTGCTTAGTATTTTCAAAGCCTTCATTATTTTAGCTGTCCTACATGGTGCTACATTGACAGTAAACATCTTAGTTTATGGTAATCTCCTTGGCAGCATTTATTGTCTTTTTGCAAGAGCAAATGAGAGAATCATCCATTCAAGTTAATTAAGAGCATCTACATTGCAAAACTGGTCATTAAATTGCTCACCAAATTTGAGGTTCTTTTCCTGCCaccacaaattaaaatttttagtagcaGCATTTTCAGGAAATACCAAATAAaggaaacaacaataaaattgtCTGTCTAATGGGATGTCTCAAAACTATCAACTTTAAACATACCTTTGCCTTTTATATTAAAACTTGTCCACACAAACTACCTTAATCAAAATGCTTGTCTCTTGCTCTATCATTCTATGTTTTGCTCTTGGCAACTAATTTTATGTTAGACAGATTCTCGAAACTCCAATTCCTTCTCCACTTTT from Callithrix jacchus isolate 240 chromosome X, calJac240_pri, whole genome shotgun sequence carries:
- the SH3BGRL gene encoding adapter SH3BGRL isoform X6, coding for MFREDRTLISIKKKQQDVLGFLEANKIGFEEKDIAANEENRKWMRENVPENSRPATGYPLPPQIFNESQYRGDYDAFFEARENNAVYAFLGLTAPPGSKEAEVQAKQQA
- the SH3BGRL gene encoding adapter SH3BGRL isoform X4 yields the protein MDKSGNHHSQQTDTRTENQTPHVLTLIQIKKKQQDVLGFLEANKIGFEEKDIAANEENRKWMRENVPENSRPATGYPLPPQIFNESQYRGDYDAFFEARENNAVYAFLGLTAPPGSKEAEVQAKQQA
- the SH3BGRL gene encoding adapter SH3BGRL isoform X5, with translation MVIRVYIASSSGSTAIKKKQQDVLGFLEANKIGFEEKDIAANEENRKWMRENVPENSRPATGYPLPPQIFNESQYRGDYDAFFEARENNAVYAFLGLTAPPGSKEAEVQAKQQA
- the SH3BGRL gene encoding adapter SH3BGRL isoform X3, giving the protein MFREDRTLISIKKKQQDVLGFLEANKIGFEEKDIAANEENRKWMRENVPENSRPATGYPLPPQIFNESQYRGDYDAFFEARENNAVYAFLGLTAPPGSKGFPFLHLPHFLLLPPRKKYLSPSTTILRLP
- the SH3BGRL gene encoding adapter SH3BGRL isoform X2, with amino-acid sequence MVIRVYIASSSGSTAIKKKQQDVLGFLEANKIGFEEKDIAANEENRKWMRENVPENSRPATGYPLPPQIFNESQYRGDYDAFFEARENNAVYAFLGLTAPPGSKGFPFLHLPHFLLLPPRKKYLSPSTTILRLP